Below is a genomic region from Desulfobacter sp..
TCTCTGAATTCTGGGGGCCCAGGTTGAACCAGCCCTTGTCGTCCATGGGGCAGACCTGGTAGATGCCTACGTTTCTGGCTTCTGATTCGCCGTTTCTGATCAGCCGGGGCAAGAGGTGATAGAGCACGGGCATGTAAAAGAGGTTCTTGTTTTCCAGTGCAAGAATCCGGGTCAGTTTGCTGAATTGCAAATCATTGTATGTAAACGCCTGGGGCTGGGTGGCCACCATGGGCACCGGGGGAAGGGAGACCGCCCCGAAAACATGGACATCTTCGAGTTCATCGGCCCGGTTTGCCAGGGCCTGGTCGCATACTGCGGGCTTTCCGTTGAAAAAGCCGTAGTCGACATTGTCTCCGGAATTTACAATTTTAACGGCATCGTCCGGGGTTCTGAGTTTTTCCTGGTATTCGCTTTGGTATGACAATACAAGTCTCCTTTTATTCAATCAATAGTCCGTTAAAGAAAAACGTTTCAATCAACTCCACCCGTTTTTCCATTGTCATTTGGGGCTCATTGTCTTGGTTGTTCATGAAAAAACCGTTGATAATACTGCGCAGGCACATCATGGGAGCCCCCTTGGGAAAGGCGTTGAACCGGCCCTTTTGTTCTCCTGTCCTGATGGCTTTTTCAACATGTTTCCCGCAGGCCCTGTACCGGGATGCAAGGGATTCGGGCAGCCCGTACCCAAGGTCTAAACCGACCCCTGCCGTGTCCCGCAGATACATGGCCATCTGTTTGGGGTAGGCATCATACACGGCCGCTGCTGACCGGATATATTGGCGGATGATCTCAACCTCATCTCCTGCCTGGGCCGTGAAAAAGTCTACTTTTTCTTCAAAGGCCTGAACCACGATGGTCTGCATGGCATGGTAGATTTCTTCTTTTCCGCCGGGAAAAAGGCGGTAAAGCGTGCCCACGCCAAATTCAACGGCCCTGGCAATTTCAGGCACGGTCACCCCCTTGTATCCTTTTTCAAAGAACAGGTTTACCGTGGCCCAGAGTACCTCCTGGCGGTTGCGTGCCTGGTTGCGCTTCTTCCGGTCTTCTCTTTTGTCTCCCATGGGTTTTCTCCATAACAATCAAGCGGAATAACTGTTCCATTTTTGAATACTTATTCCAATATAGACTCTTTTTTGAAAAAAATTCAAGTGATTTATTCTATGAACCTTATGAGAGTGGCCAAAACAATGTTTTGGGAAACAATAGCAGTTTGTCGATATTCCACGATCAAACCCCGTAGCAGCGGATTTTCAGGCCCTGGGTTTTGGGGATTAAATTGGAACGAAATTAACCCTTGGCCATCTCTATGGTAAGGGGGCCTTAAAGCCAAAGGCCATCAAAGGCGTGTTTTCTGGGGGATGACCCCCGGGAAAATAACCGTCCTATGGGGGGTTAAAAGGATTCGTTTGAAATGCTTTGAATCAGATGGTCAATGGAATAGGTGAACAGAGAGTTGAACTTTTCACCCTGGAGCAGGGTGGTTTTCATCTTTTTATAATGAAGCAGGCCCTGAAGTGCCCCCCAGAACATGATGGTAAACCGTTTGGCATGAATTTTTTTAAACTCACCACTCTCTATGCCTTCTTCAACAACCCGGCATACAAATGCGATGATTTTTCCCCCGTGACGGTCAACTTTGATTTTAAGTTCCTGGGAGAGCAATATTTCCGGAGCGTTTAAAAAATAGATGATGATGTCGTAATAGTCTTTACACTCTTCACTGAATTGAAGGAGTGCCAGGGCGGAATTTTTTAGTTTTTCCTTTGGCAGTGCATCATCTTTGTGGGACTGACGGATTTTTGTGTAGAGAAGCTCAAGTCCCTCTTCCTGAAGTTCGGCGAAAATTTCTTCCTTGCTTCGATAGTAAAAATAGATGGTCCCCACCCCAAGTTCTGCAACTTTTGCAATCTGGCTGATGGAGGTTGCTTTGATGCCTTTTTCAAACAGCAATGCCCGGGCGGCATTGAGAATTTGTTTTCGCCTCAGTAATTTTTCCCTGAGTCTTCTCTCACTCAGCCCCATATTCCCCCTTTGGTTGGTTTGTTCCGGCAACATAAACAGATCAGGCTGGATAGACCTTTTAAACAGATGCCCTTTGTATCAAAAAATATGGTTCATCCGATTAATGCGTACCTTTTATTGTGAAGGTCCAAAAGTTTCAACCTGAAAAACTCCGAATCCCTGTATTCATAAGCTTTCCGTTTCATGGTTTTTATCTTGTTATTTGTCCCTTCTAAAGGACCTGTAGATATCCTGTAATCATAGTATGAAAGGATTCTTTGCCTGTGCACAGCCAAGGTCTTGGCAAATTTCATCAACATTGGAATTTTGGAAATATTGGCCAGATTGATCCAATTGCTGACTATCTTTTCAGCTGTTTCTTTTTTCTTTTGATTCCATATTTGCCTGAGTTCCTCTTTCATGTAGTAGACTGCCAATAGCGGCTGATTTATTTTCAATGCTTCTTCTAACCGTTGGGCCTCCTTCTTGTCATCACTGAGGTTTTCGGGATTTTTTAACAAAAGCCACCGGACTCCCTTCAGAAGTTTTTGTTGCCCGGTATTGGCAAGAAGGTTGTAGAGCTTTCGCCTGAAATCCGACAGTTTCTCATTGAACAATTTAACAACATGAAATCTGTCAAAGACAATTGCTGAACCAGAAAGATTTTCAATAACAGCACTCAAGTATGCCGGGGACATATCGATGCTGACGGCTTTGATTTTTGCTTTCGATATTTTCACTTTTGTCCAAAAAGATTTCAAAGCTTCACCACCTTTTCCTTCTCCCACGTGCAGAATTCTACCGGATTCCAGATCCATCACGATGGTCAAGTATTTATGCCCTTTCCCTATGGAAATTTCATCTATGGCAATCTGCCGGACTTTCTCAAGGGGGATATTTCGATAACGCCTCAGCAGGTCTTCTTTCTGGATCTGCTTTATCGTATCCCAGCTGATCCTTAAATGGATGGCAATATCTTTGATTGTCATGAACTGAGACAACTCCAAGACATACCGTTCAAAAGCCCGGGTATAGCTTTTCCCCTCCTGGGCAAAGGATAGTTTGATTTGCCGGACAAATTGACAGAACGGACACCAAATTCTCTGGATAGCCGTCCTGAGAATCACGGGTTTTGAACCTACCGGTATTGTTCTGAGATCTCTTGTCACAATCCCTTTCCTGGTGACGGACCTGGAATTACATTCCGGGCATTTTACCGCCTCCGGTTTTGGTATGAGTTCAAAAGTGATTATTCCACCGATGAAACGCGTTGTTTTATAAAAGTAGTCACGAAGGCCAAAGGCATGGTATATGAAGCTTGTGGACATTAATTCATTCTCCGATTTTGTGCGAATAACACAAAAAAATTCAGTGATGTCCGGTTAGGTTTTTGCTTGCTCAATAATTTTTTGATCTTTGACAATATTGTCCCTGTTTGAACTATGAGAGCCCTGCTCCTCGCAGCCAAACAGGTCATTTAGAATGGCGGTTCGCAGCTGCCGAACTCTTTTGATCGTGACCTTTTCATTAAACTGTTTTTGGCAATGGATTGTCAGTAACAGGTAAGTGATAAGGCCGCCAAGAATCTGAACCATAAGGCCGTATTCACTGCGGGCAATGAGATGATATACCTTCAGATGTTCTTTCCACCATTTGAAAAAATCCTCAATGGTCCACCGGAGTTTATAAATTGTTGCTATTTGTTCCGCTGTTAAATCATGCCTGTCAGTTGCCACATAGTATTTGACGCCAGCAATTTTATAGCCAACAACCCGAACAGGCCTTTTCGTCTGGTTTTGATTCGGAGTACCAAGTTTAACCAGTGCATCATAAAAAATGTAGCTGTCGGAAGGGGTCTCGTGGTTATCAATAATTGTTCTTGTTGTCCTGGTTTTTATACGGCAGACAAAATGTTTGCCTTGCTCCTGAAGCAGGTCAAATTCTTTATGGGATTGATATCCACGATCCATAACACCTGTTTGCCCCTTGGAAAGTATTTTGGGAACAAAAGTGCGTTCAGCGCCGTTGCCTTCAGTCAAAAAGATTTTGTTTGGGATTCCGTGATTAATGTCAAATCCGCAATGTACTTTGGCTTTTTTACTTCCTTTTCTGTAGTTCGCCCAGTGCATTGAAAGGACTGCATTTATGAGACTACCGTCAATGGAAACCAACTCTCCTAACTCGGCGTGTTCACCCGGATGACACTCAAGAGCCTGTTTATAAAGATCCTCAAAGATAAATTGCAGTTGTTCGAGTCCCCTGTGATTGATGGCTTCACAGAAACTACTACGGCTGATACCACCGTCTGGCGCAATATTTTCTTTAGCAAAAACATTCTCCTTGAGATCCTGAATTAAATGTCGGGCAGACTTGTGCTCCTGAAGATGGAAATAAACCAAAGCATTTATCTGGTCTTCGAATGTCATTTTTAAAGGGCGGTCTCCTCGAGATTGTAATTCCGGTGCTTTTGAAAGTGACTTTATCAGAGAGCACCTGAAATTGTCAAAGTTCAGGGACCGTAGTTGTTTTTTAGGGACTGAGATGTGCGTCATTTGAGCTCCTTGAGTTAAATTTTCAAGGCGCACAAAAATTTTTACGCACATTTGTCAACACAAAACAGACTGTTTTTTCAATGATTTTAGATGCTTTTTATATGCAACAACCTAACCGGACACTACTGAAAAAAATTAGAACATGATCATGTTCACACCATCATTTCAAGCATAAAAATCCTTACTGTGTTATTGCCTTCCCAGTGATGTTTCTCAGTCCAGGTACGCGATTTTCTGATGAACCAAAAATATTTTTTTTGCAAGA
It encodes:
- a CDS encoding TetR/AcrR family transcriptional regulator encodes the protein MGLSERRLREKLLRRKQILNAARALLFEKGIKATSISQIAKVAELGVGTIYFYYRSKEEIFAELQEEGLELLYTKIRQSHKDDALPKEKLKNSALALLQFSEECKDYYDIIIYFLNAPEILLSQELKIKVDRHGGKIIAFVCRVVEEGIESGEFKKIHAKRFTIMFWGALQGLLHYKKMKTTLLQGEKFNSLFTYSIDHLIQSISNESF
- a CDS encoding IS4 family transposase, coding for MTHISVPKKQLRSLNFDNFRCSLIKSLSKAPELQSRGDRPLKMTFEDQINALVYFHLQEHKSARHLIQDLKENVFAKENIAPDGGISRSSFCEAINHRGLEQLQFIFEDLYKQALECHPGEHAELGELVSIDGSLINAVLSMHWANYRKGSKKAKVHCGFDINHGIPNKIFLTEGNGAERTFVPKILSKGQTGVMDRGYQSHKEFDLLQEQGKHFVCRIKTRTTRTIIDNHETPSDSYIFYDALVKLGTPNQNQTKRPVRVVGYKIAGVKYYVATDRHDLTAEQIATIYKLRWTIEDFFKWWKEHLKVYHLIARSEYGLMVQILGGLITYLLLTIHCQKQFNEKVTIKRVRQLRTAILNDLFGCEEQGSHSSNRDNIVKDQKIIEQAKT
- a CDS encoding ISL3 family transposase, with product MSTSFIYHAFGLRDYFYKTTRFIGGIITFELIPKPEAVKCPECNSRSVTRKGIVTRDLRTIPVGSKPVILRTAIQRIWCPFCQFVRQIKLSFAQEGKSYTRAFERYVLELSQFMTIKDIAIHLRISWDTIKQIQKEDLLRRYRNIPLEKVRQIAIDEISIGKGHKYLTIVMDLESGRILHVGEGKGGEALKSFWTKVKISKAKIKAVSIDMSPAYLSAVIENLSGSAIVFDRFHVVKLFNEKLSDFRRKLYNLLANTGQQKLLKGVRWLLLKNPENLSDDKKEAQRLEEALKINQPLLAVYYMKEELRQIWNQKKKETAEKIVSNWINLANISKIPMLMKFAKTLAVHRQRILSYYDYRISTGPLEGTNNKIKTMKRKAYEYRDSEFFRLKLLDLHNKRYALIG
- a CDS encoding TetR/AcrR family transcriptional regulator — its product is MGDKREDRKKRNQARNRQEVLWATVNLFFEKGYKGVTVPEIARAVEFGVGTLYRLFPGGKEEIYHAMQTIVVQAFEEKVDFFTAQAGDEVEIIRQYIRSAAAVYDAYPKQMAMYLRDTAGVGLDLGYGLPESLASRYRACGKHVEKAIRTGEQKGRFNAFPKGAPMMCLRSIINGFFMNNQDNEPQMTMEKRVELIETFFFNGLLIE